One Verrucomicrobiia bacterium DNA segment encodes these proteins:
- a CDS encoding peptidylprolyl isomerase, whose product MARRALGRWGLVSLLVAWLVPAVAGPLAVFRTALGEMEVELFEDKPVTTANFVRYVQSGAYSNLIFHRWVPGFVMQGGGFYVAQRGTTNAQLAYVPSYGPITNEFHVGRRVSNTYGTLAMAKVSGDPHSATSQWFFNLGDNSANLDNQNGGFTVFGRVVRGAAVLERFNDVSATHSLWLLNLGAPLDELPVLSSTPGYEDLVYCEIRLLRVGIRRVAQGLEVSWAGVAGVTNVVEWRRPQESAWQTWMAVPGGSGTLRVTNAPPGEAGFFRVRGIY is encoded by the coding sequence ATGGCACGGCGCGCGCTCGGGCGGTGGGGGCTGGTGAGTTTGCTCGTGGCGTGGTTGGTTCCGGCGGTGGCGGGGCCGCTGGCGGTGTTTCGGACGGCGCTGGGGGAGATGGAGGTGGAGCTGTTTGAGGATAAGCCGGTGACGACGGCCAATTTTGTGCGGTACGTGCAGAGCGGGGCGTATTCCAACCTGATTTTTCATCGGTGGGTGCCGGGATTTGTGATGCAGGGAGGGGGTTTTTATGTGGCGCAGCGGGGCACGACGAACGCGCAGTTGGCGTATGTGCCCAGTTATGGGCCGATCACCAATGAGTTCCATGTGGGCCGGCGGGTGAGCAACACTTATGGCACGCTGGCGATGGCCAAGGTGAGCGGGGATCCGCATTCGGCCACGTCGCAATGGTTTTTCAATTTGGGGGATAATTCGGCCAATTTGGACAATCAGAACGGGGGTTTTACGGTGTTTGGGCGGGTGGTGCGGGGCGCGGCGGTGCTGGAGCGGTTTAATGATGTGTCGGCCACGCACAGTTTGTGGCTGTTGAATCTGGGGGCGCCGCTGGATGAGCTGCCGGTGCTGAGCAGCACGCCGGGGTATGAGGATTTGGTGTATTGCGAGATACGGCTGCTGCGGGTGGGGATCCGGCGGGTGGCGCAGGGGCTGGAGGTGAGTTGGGCGGGGGTGGCGGGGGTGACGAATGTGGTGGAGTGGCGGCGGCCGCAGGAGAGTGCATGGCAGACGTGGATGGCGGTGCCGGGAGGGAGCGGGACGTTGCGGGTGACGAATGCGCCGCCGGGGGAGGCGGGGTTTTTTCGGGTGAGGGGGATTTATTGA